Proteins from one Ramlibacter sp. PS4R-6 genomic window:
- the boxB gene encoding benzoyl-CoA 2,3-epoxidase subunit BoxB translates to MSSIDLQALIPNNVNLADNRQLQRALEKWQPAFLNWWDEMGPSDFKAKEVYLRTAVGVDAQGWASYGYTPMPDYRWGIFLADKEENRKIGFGDFMGQDVWQEVPGEFRSTFRRLIVTQGDTEPASVEQQRMLGHTAPSLYDLRNLFQVNVEEGRHLWAMVYLLHAHFGRDGREEAEELLERHSGDPNKPRILGTFNEPMDNWLSFFCFTYFTDRDGKFQLKSFAESAFDPLARTTRFMLTEEAHHMFVGETGIGRVIKRTLEVMKELDTDEPGAIRNAGAIDLPTIQRYLNYWFTDSLDLFGSESSSNAANYFSNGIKGRPDEAKFADHVEAETTMTLQVPDGKGGLKDETISVRNGLNEVTRLEYVKDCNVGVTRWNMMIKRAGVAFELKLPSTRFRRDVGAWAGIPTTPEGQPITQAEFDAKKHGWIPSEDDQRFVKSLMQRVTEPGRIAGWIAPPDRGINAQPVEYEYVKL, encoded by the coding sequence ATGTCCTCGATTGACCTCCAAGCCCTCATCCCCAACAACGTGAACCTGGCGGACAACCGCCAGCTGCAGCGCGCACTGGAAAAGTGGCAGCCCGCCTTCCTGAACTGGTGGGACGAGATGGGCCCGAGCGACTTCAAGGCCAAGGAGGTCTACCTGCGCACCGCCGTCGGCGTGGACGCGCAGGGCTGGGCCAGCTACGGCTACACGCCCATGCCCGACTACCGCTGGGGCATCTTCCTGGCCGACAAGGAAGAGAACCGCAAGATCGGTTTCGGCGACTTCATGGGCCAGGACGTCTGGCAGGAGGTGCCCGGTGAATTCCGCTCGACCTTCCGCCGCCTGATCGTCACGCAAGGCGACACCGAACCGGCGTCCGTCGAGCAGCAACGCATGCTCGGCCACACCGCGCCGTCGCTGTACGACCTGCGCAACCTGTTCCAGGTGAACGTGGAAGAGGGCCGCCACCTGTGGGCGATGGTGTACCTGCTGCACGCGCACTTCGGCCGCGACGGCCGCGAGGAAGCCGAGGAACTGCTCGAGCGCCATTCGGGCGACCCCAACAAGCCGCGCATCCTGGGCACGTTCAACGAGCCCATGGACAACTGGCTGTCCTTCTTCTGCTTCACCTACTTCACCGACCGCGACGGCAAGTTCCAGCTCAAGTCCTTCGCCGAGAGCGCGTTCGACCCGCTGGCGCGCACCACGCGCTTCATGCTGACAGAGGAAGCGCACCACATGTTCGTGGGCGAGACGGGCATCGGCCGCGTCATCAAGCGCACGCTGGAAGTGATGAAGGAGCTCGACACGGACGAACCCGGCGCCATCCGCAACGCTGGCGCCATCGACCTGCCGACGATCCAGCGCTACCTGAACTACTGGTTCACCGACTCGCTCGACCTCTTCGGCTCCGAGTCGTCGTCCAACGCCGCCAACTACTTCAGCAACGGCATCAAGGGCCGGCCCGACGAAGCCAAGTTCGCCGACCACGTCGAGGCCGAGACCACGATGACCCTCCAGGTCCCGGACGGCAAGGGCGGGCTCAAGGACGAGACGATCAGCGTGCGCAACGGCCTGAACGAGGTGACGCGGCTGGAGTACGTCAAGGACTGCAACGTCGGCGTGACGCGCTGGAACATGATGATCAAGCGCGCGGGCGTGGCCTTCGAGCTCAAGCTGCCGTCCACGCGCTTCCGCCGCGACGTCGGCGCGTGGGCCGGCATCCCGACCACGCCCGAGGGCCAGCCGATCACGCAGGCCGAGTTCGACGCGAAGAAGCACGGGTGGATCCCGAGCGAGGACGACCAGCGCTTCGTCAAGAGCCTGATGCAGCGCGTGACCGAGCCCGGCAGGATCGCCGGCTGGATCGCGCCGCCCGACCGCGGCATCAATGCGCAGCCGGTCGAGTACGAGTACGTGAAGCTCTGA